The Lacipirellula parvula genome window below encodes:
- a CDS encoding SHD1 domain-containing protein: MRFSTAAFASIVCSSLVLSPVDAREWADKSGEYSLEADLVSFDDEVVVLRRGDHELAAFAIADLSDADREYLKSKEAEESSTKSLDAAQEWTLKSGLTIKGKVVDFADRDVTIDRRRNRIFVNDRLMNNLPEFYQQIVPQLVAHEGKIAQANGRELRRWLIAEGDKPQTFHVQGIVIEAESGDEFAVPFFLLSDADLKLLQPGWEKWLAAHAKQDYEAEEDMGFLLRSLAAARQQDEQVQRQIALLQLNMQAIQAGVTSLWEVTLYPAAGKFGPPLWVVVTGRNNLEAVDAAMKQYPGHVAGPVRRVSRRR; the protein is encoded by the coding sequence GTGCGTTTTTCGACTGCCGCGTTTGCCTCGATCGTTTGCAGCTCCCTCGTGCTGAGCCCCGTGGATGCCCGTGAATGGGCCGACAAGTCGGGCGAATACTCGCTGGAGGCCGACCTTGTGTCGTTCGACGACGAGGTGGTCGTGCTGCGGCGCGGCGATCACGAGCTCGCGGCGTTCGCCATCGCCGACCTCTCCGACGCGGACCGCGAATACCTCAAGTCGAAGGAAGCGGAAGAAAGCTCGACCAAGTCGCTCGACGCGGCCCAGGAGTGGACCCTTAAGAGCGGGCTGACCATCAAAGGGAAGGTTGTTGATTTCGCCGATCGCGACGTGACGATCGATCGCCGCCGCAATCGGATCTTCGTCAACGACCGGTTGATGAACAACCTGCCGGAGTTCTATCAGCAAATCGTGCCGCAGCTCGTCGCCCATGAGGGGAAGATCGCCCAAGCCAACGGCCGCGAGTTGCGTCGCTGGCTGATCGCCGAGGGAGACAAGCCGCAGACCTTCCATGTGCAAGGCATCGTCATCGAAGCCGAGAGCGGCGATGAGTTTGCCGTGCCGTTCTTTTTGCTTAGCGACGCCGACCTCAAGCTCCTCCAGCCGGGCTGGGAGAAGTGGCTCGCCGCGCATGCCAAGCAAGACTACGAAGCAGAAGAGGACATGGGCTTCTTGCTGCGGTCGCTTGCCGCCGCGCGGCAACAAGACGAGCAAGTGCAGCGGCAGATCGCATTGCTGCAGCTCAACATGCAGGCGATCCAGGCGGGCGTCACTTCGCTGTGGGAAGTGACGCTCTATCCGGCCGCCGGTAAGTTCGGTCCTCCGCTGTGGGTCGTTGTCACGGGCCGCAACAATCTCGAGGCGGTCGACGCCGCGATGAAGCAGTATCCGGGACACGTGGCCGGTCCGGTGCGGCGCGTTTCCCGCCGGCGCTAG
- a CDS encoding response regulator — MHVLVVDDDVVSAEFLANTLVHFGYEVTVASNGREAFHLIRTGKYSIVVSDWEMPEMSGPELCRQIRCRQWSGYIFFILVTSYGAEHVVEGLKAGADDFLTKPFQPSELRVRLRTGERILSLQSRDVMLFTLAKLAESRDTDTGLHLERMREYCRVLAEELSTWDKYRDVVDGDYVQLMYLTSPLHDIGKVGIPDSVLLKPGPLTKEEFEIMKQHVTIGGETLAAATKAHPDAKFLTMARDIAFTHHERFDGTGYPFGLQGKQIPLCGRLTALSDVYDALRSQRVYKPKFSHEKARQIILDGMGTQFDPDVVEAFLRREEEVVRISETLDEPMLAAETRTETAPPEPALV; from the coding sequence ATGCATGTGCTAGTAGTCGACGACGACGTGGTTTCCGCCGAGTTCCTCGCGAACACGTTGGTCCATTTTGGCTACGAAGTGACCGTCGCGTCGAACGGGCGCGAGGCCTTCCACCTCATTCGTACCGGCAAGTACTCGATCGTCGTCTCTGATTGGGAGATGCCGGAGATGAGCGGCCCCGAGCTCTGCCGCCAGATCCGCTGCCGCCAGTGGAGCGGCTACATCTTCTTCATCCTCGTCACTTCGTACGGCGCCGAGCACGTCGTCGAAGGACTCAAAGCGGGCGCCGACGACTTCCTGACGAAGCCGTTCCAGCCGAGCGAATTGCGGGTTCGCCTCCGCACCGGCGAGCGGATCCTTTCGCTGCAGAGCCGGGACGTGATGCTGTTCACGCTAGCCAAACTGGCGGAATCGCGCGATACCGACACGGGACTTCACCTCGAACGGATGCGAGAATACTGCCGCGTCCTGGCCGAGGAACTGTCGACCTGGGACAAGTACCGCGACGTCGTCGACGGCGACTACGTCCAGCTGATGTACCTCACGAGTCCGTTGCACGACATCGGCAAGGTCGGCATCCCCGACAGCGTGCTGCTCAAACCGGGCCCTCTTACCAAGGAGGAGTTCGAGATTATGAAGCAGCACGTCACCATCGGCGGTGAAACGCTCGCCGCGGCGACGAAGGCTCATCCCGACGCCAAGTTCCTGACGATGGCCCGCGACATTGCCTTCACCCACCACGAACGTTTCGACGGCACCGGCTATCCGTTTGGGCTGCAAGGCAAGCAGATTCCACTGTGCGGCCGGCTCACCGCGCTGTCGGACGTGTACGACGCGCTGCGTAGCCAACGGGTGTACAAGCCGAAGTTCAGCCACGAAAAGGCCCGGCAGATCATCCTCGACGGGATGGGAACGCAGTTCGACCCCGACGTGGTCGAGGCCTTCCTCCGTCGCGAAGAGGAAGTCGTGCGGATCTCTGAGACGCTCGACGAGCCGATGCTCGCTGCGGAAACTCGCACCGAAACGGCTCCGCCGGAGCCGGCTCTCGTCTAA
- a CDS encoding SAM-dependent methyltransferase, with translation MQKLRFDAAHETKLFDVTWEQDRATRLEPIEFTKLLREQVPVLEFVKWEIKEVDHGAAETVLPLNAPSTNQHFTHQAALLVLAADYTGGVALASLLTGWPVLGVHPVTSRYSVSMWLLKVDIKFLRPSVSDLTVTAKIDPDLHERIQKRFFEGKTVVETIAIEFRNGDTPVAEATATYFARQSDMLRAEGISTERVNTLYQLKLTSSAEMIAGVRARETGGLFTDPYAYHMAGQHGVAIANRFCDRTPQLGGMVAARTRHLDDALKNYLRAGGRQIVNVGVGWDMRAFRLDLPEGTTLFELDFPTTLEERRRRLASAEVAEQPGVTRVEIPIDLRTMSLAEVVAGNVDLDQPIFLAWEGMSMYFSEEEVRDILTGMRPLLSHPDSLLWLDLVDREPVETPENFPASIQQFMRGMRILGEPFTFGVDDAEDFLQSTGLRCLETVTSDLYLPEKDDPVYSVYQFCLVSRQAAHADETPLTFQAARFDGATTSISTPHFAMNGHGAMARNGSAGAMNSVADLPRQPR, from the coding sequence ATGCAGAAACTCCGCTTTGACGCTGCCCACGAGACGAAGCTGTTTGACGTCACCTGGGAGCAAGATCGCGCGACGCGACTTGAGCCAATCGAGTTCACAAAACTCCTCCGCGAGCAAGTGCCGGTCCTGGAGTTCGTGAAGTGGGAGATCAAAGAGGTTGATCATGGCGCCGCCGAAACGGTGCTGCCGCTCAACGCCCCCTCGACCAATCAGCACTTCACGCACCAGGCCGCGTTGCTCGTGCTAGCCGCCGACTACACGGGCGGGGTGGCGCTCGCCTCGCTCCTCACCGGTTGGCCTGTGCTCGGCGTTCACCCGGTGACGTCGCGCTACTCCGTCTCGATGTGGCTGCTGAAGGTCGACATCAAGTTCCTCCGCCCCAGCGTCTCTGATCTGACTGTCACGGCCAAGATCGATCCCGATCTGCACGAACGAATCCAAAAGCGATTTTTTGAGGGCAAGACGGTCGTCGAGACGATCGCCATCGAGTTCCGCAACGGCGACACGCCGGTGGCCGAAGCGACGGCAACGTACTTCGCTCGCCAATCGGATATGCTTCGCGCTGAGGGAATCTCCACTGAGCGAGTTAACACGCTCTACCAGCTCAAACTGACTTCTTCCGCGGAAATGATCGCCGGCGTTCGCGCCCGCGAAACCGGCGGATTGTTTACCGACCCGTACGCCTACCACATGGCCGGCCAACACGGCGTTGCGATCGCGAATCGATTTTGCGATCGAACGCCGCAGCTCGGCGGGATGGTCGCGGCTCGAACGCGGCATCTCGACGACGCGCTGAAGAACTACCTCCGCGCCGGCGGCCGGCAGATCGTCAACGTCGGCGTCGGTTGGGACATGCGCGCGTTCCGTCTCGACCTGCCGGAAGGGACGACGCTGTTCGAACTCGACTTCCCGACGACGCTCGAAGAACGTCGTCGTCGCCTCGCCTCGGCGGAAGTTGCCGAGCAACCAGGCGTCACCCGCGTCGAGATTCCGATCGACCTGCGAACAATGTCGCTCGCTGAGGTTGTTGCCGGGAACGTTGATCTCGACCAGCCGATCTTCCTGGCTTGGGAAGGGATGAGCATGTACTTCAGCGAAGAGGAAGTACGCGACATCCTCACCGGCATGCGACCGCTGCTCAGCCACCCCGACAGCCTGCTGTGGCTCGATCTGGTCGATCGCGAACCGGTCGAAACGCCCGAGAACTTCCCCGCGTCGATTCAGCAGTTCATGCGCGGGATGCGGATTCTCGGCGAGCCCTTTACTTTTGGCGTCGACGACGCGGAAGACTTCCTACAGTCGACGGGTCTTCGCTGTTTGGAGACCGTCACCTCCGACCTCTATTTGCCGGAGAAAGACGATCCGGTCTACTCGGTCTACCAGTTCTGTTTGGTAAGCCGACAGGCGGCACACGCCGATGAAACGCCGCTGACGTTCCAAGCCGCCCGCTTCGACGGAGCGACGACGAGCATCTCAACGCCGCACTTTGCAATGAACGGCCACGGCGCGATGGCGCGCAACGGCAGTGCGGGAGCGATGAACTCAGTGGCCGATCTCCCACGGCAGCCGCGTTAG
- a CDS encoding efflux RND transporter permease subunit, protein MNLGVLTVQKNRIAFVSMLLIVVGGIVAYQRMGRLEDPEFTIKEALVITPYPGASAEDVAREVTNPIEIAVQQLGQLERVESESSRGRSVVSVVIKDEFDKHSIPQVWDELRRKIADAQPQLPPGARGQSMVIDDFGDVYGIFLAITGEGYSQQELRRYAEFLRRELLLATDVKKVDLFSEQQELVYLELSRHRLAQLGLNEEEIYAQLQARNVVADGGRVQVGDEHLALDPKGGFNSADEMLELVIGSDRSGRQLILRDVATIERADRDPPRRILKYDGQQAIGLGISTVQGGNVVTMGQAVRAKLNELKRNQPIGIEIEEINFQPEAVTAATSDFIFNLIKAVSIVVIVLMFAMGLKTGLIIGMVLFLTIMATFLVMFLDGDILMERISLGALIIALCMLTDNAIIIIEGIKVGIEAGREKMEVVREAVFYNQWPLFGATAIAVIAFAAIGLSNDSTGEYCNSLFWVIFISLTLSWISAITLTPLLSSMFFSPKAPAAAGETDKSDPYGGPIFTAYRNLLALSLRWRGLVMVLSVVAFIASLWGFGYVKQSFFPPATRPQFMVDVFLPAGTHIRETESTAAAIEAYIQEQPGVSNVTTFVGGGGLRFMLVYSPERENRAYVQFLVDVSDPNDISQLILDIQKELDERFPNANAVAKKFLLGPGAGGRVQARFQGPDPAVLRRLADRAVRAIEDDGNAIGVRHDWREREKVIRPDLFELQARRNGITRVEVARALESGFEGRPVGFFREPGADRGLFPQETRLLPIVARPPLAERNDVDALRSMQIWSPVAGRMIPLSQVVSSVDVGWEDPVVMRRDRFPTITVHADPRSGLPSELFGRIRADVEKIKLPAGYSFEWGGEYEDSSNARAALAKSLPAALALMVLIVVCLFNSIRTTLVIWLIAPLAIIGVTVGLLLTGMPFGFMALLGVLSLGGEQIKNSIVVLSKVFQEIQRGADPYRALLSGSVAKLRPVMMVAITTVLGMIPLTQDPFFASMAVAIMFGLSFACVLTLIVAPVLFAIFYGIHEPAPVKKKRK, encoded by the coding sequence ATGAATCTCGGCGTCCTCACCGTTCAAAAAAATCGCATCGCGTTCGTCTCGATGCTCCTCATCGTCGTGGGCGGCATCGTCGCTTACCAGCGGATGGGGCGGCTCGAAGATCCCGAATTCACGATCAAAGAAGCCCTCGTCATCACTCCTTATCCCGGGGCCAGTGCCGAGGACGTCGCCCGCGAGGTGACGAACCCGATCGAAATCGCCGTCCAGCAACTCGGCCAACTCGAACGGGTCGAGTCCGAGTCGTCGCGCGGTCGCTCGGTAGTAAGCGTCGTGATCAAGGATGAATTCGACAAGCATTCGATCCCGCAGGTCTGGGACGAGCTCCGCCGCAAGATCGCCGACGCCCAGCCGCAGCTGCCCCCCGGCGCCCGCGGGCAGTCGATGGTAATCGACGATTTCGGCGACGTTTACGGCATCTTCCTCGCAATCACCGGCGAAGGTTATTCGCAGCAAGAACTCCGTCGCTACGCAGAATTTCTCCGCCGCGAACTGTTGCTCGCAACTGATGTGAAGAAGGTCGATCTCTTCAGCGAGCAGCAAGAACTCGTTTACCTCGAACTCTCGCGGCATCGCCTCGCGCAGCTCGGGCTCAACGAGGAAGAAATCTACGCGCAGCTGCAAGCCCGCAACGTCGTCGCCGACGGCGGCCGCGTCCAGGTCGGCGACGAGCATTTGGCGCTCGATCCCAAGGGCGGCTTCAACTCTGCCGACGAAATGCTGGAACTGGTGATCGGTTCCGACCGCTCCGGCCGGCAACTCATCCTGCGCGACGTGGCGACCATCGAGCGGGCCGACCGCGATCCGCCGCGGCGGATCCTGAAGTACGACGGCCAGCAGGCGATTGGCCTCGGCATCTCGACGGTGCAAGGGGGCAACGTCGTCACGATGGGCCAGGCCGTTCGCGCGAAGCTCAATGAGCTCAAACGCAACCAGCCGATTGGCATCGAGATCGAAGAGATCAACTTCCAGCCTGAAGCGGTCACCGCCGCTACCAGCGATTTCATCTTCAATCTCATCAAGGCGGTGAGCATCGTCGTCATCGTCCTCATGTTCGCGATGGGGCTGAAGACCGGTCTCATCATCGGCATGGTCCTCTTCCTCACGATCATGGCGACGTTCCTGGTGATGTTCCTCGACGGCGACATCCTCATGGAGCGGATCTCGCTCGGGGCGCTGATTATCGCCCTCTGCATGCTCACCGACAACGCGATCATCATCATCGAGGGGATCAAAGTCGGCATCGAAGCGGGCCGCGAAAAGATGGAGGTCGTCCGCGAGGCGGTCTTCTACAACCAGTGGCCGCTGTTCGGCGCGACAGCGATCGCGGTGATCGCGTTCGCGGCGATTGGGCTCTCGAACGATAGTACGGGCGAGTACTGCAACTCGCTCTTTTGGGTGATTTTCATATCGCTCACGCTCAGTTGGATTTCGGCAATCACGCTCACGCCGCTGCTGAGCAGCATGTTTTTCTCACCGAAAGCTCCCGCAGCCGCCGGCGAGACTGACAAATCCGATCCTTACGGCGGGCCGATCTTCACGGCGTACCGCAATCTGCTCGCACTTTCGCTCCGCTGGCGCGGCCTCGTCATGGTCCTCTCGGTCGTGGCGTTCATCGCCTCGCTGTGGGGCTTCGGCTACGTCAAGCAAAGCTTCTTCCCGCCGGCGACGCGGCCGCAATTTATGGTCGACGTGTTCCTGCCGGCCGGGACCCACATCCGCGAAACCGAATCGACCGCCGCCGCGATCGAGGCCTACATCCAAGAGCAGCCCGGCGTCAGCAACGTCACCACCTTCGTTGGCGGCGGCGGGTTGCGGTTCATGCTCGTCTACTCGCCCGAACGCGAGAATCGCGCCTACGTGCAGTTTCTGGTGGACGTAAGCGATCCGAACGACATCAGCCAGCTAATCCTCGATATCCAAAAAGAACTCGACGAGCGCTTCCCCAACGCCAACGCCGTCGCGAAGAAGTTCCTGCTCGGCCCGGGCGCCGGCGGCCGCGTACAAGCTAGGTTCCAAGGGCCCGATCCCGCCGTGTTACGGCGCCTTGCCGATCGCGCGGTGCGAGCGATCGAAGACGACGGCAACGCCATCGGCGTGCGGCACGATTGGCGTGAGCGCGAGAAGGTGATTCGCCCCGACCTGTTCGAACTACAAGCCCGTCGCAACGGCATTACGCGGGTCGAGGTGGCCCGCGCACTCGAGTCGGGCTTCGAAGGCCGCCCCGTCGGCTTCTTCCGCGAGCCAGGCGCCGACCGCGGGCTGTTCCCGCAAGAGACGCGGCTGCTCCCGATCGTCGCCCGCCCGCCGCTTGCCGAGCGGAACGACGTCGACGCCCTGCGCAGCATGCAGATCTGGAGCCCGGTGGCGGGGCGGATGATTCCGCTCAGTCAGGTCGTCTCTTCGGTCGACGTCGGTTGGGAAGATCCAGTGGTGATGCGTCGCGACCGCTTCCCGACGATCACCGTCCACGCCGATCCTCGCAGCGGATTGCCGAGCGAACTCTTTGGCCGCATTCGCGCCGACGTGGAGAAGATCAAACTTCCCGCTGGCTATTCATTCGAATGGGGCGGCGAGTACGAAGACTCAAGCAACGCCCGCGCGGCCCTCGCCAAGTCGCTCCCCGCGGCGCTCGCGCTCATGGTGCTGATTGTCGTTTGCCTGTTCAACTCGATCCGCACGACGCTGGTGATCTGGCTGATCGCCCCGCTGGCGATCATTGGCGTGACCGTCGGGCTACTGCTTACCGGAATGCCGTTCGGGTTCATGGCCCTGCTCGGCGTCCTGTCGCTTGGCGGCGAGCAGATCAAGAACTCGATCGTCGTGCTGAGCAAAGTCTTCCAGGAGATTCAGCGCGGGGCCGATCCCTACCGGGCCCTCCTCAGCGGCAGCGTCGCCAAGCTGCGGCCGGTGATGATGGTTGCGATCACCACGGTGCTCGGCATGATCCCGCTGACGCAAGACCCGTTCTTCGCGTCGATGGCCGTGGCGATAATGTTCGGCCTGTCGTTCGCGTGCGTGCTCACGCTGATCGTGGCGCCGGTGCTGTTCGCGATCTTCTACGGCATCCACGAACCGGCGCCGGTGAAGAAGAAGCGGAAGTAA
- a CDS encoding efflux RND transporter periplasmic adaptor subunit, which translates to MQPPAAAGQRPAGATLNKLRPSHLLLTLVTAITAGCTPPVAERTEPIRPVKTMVVAAGGDVRTRIFPGVAEAARRVELAFQVPGVLVKFPVKEGQRVAKGEVIGELRPDEFQARLTQLQGELDQARAVLRRLQSGERPEETLRRESQVRAAAARMANARAEYGRFEQLVRNSAVSRSQYEIAETAYQVAQEEYQAAVQLLEKGAIGREEDIDAQAATVRGLEGRVVEAALQLSDATLVAPYDGVIAQRFVEEGQNVRAKEPIVRFQDVEEIEVVVDVPETVMAADIRTADVIDLQAEFSGAPGLRFPVEIREIAQVADPTTQTFKVRTAMQAPTDVTILPGMTGTVTADFRRASVLGDRLLVPVSAVVKKDAGDQIVWVIEGDGDAQKVAKRTVKLGDASGGDIEIVDGLAPGDRIAIAGASRLRDGMLVRDLGDQLGGAQ; encoded by the coding sequence ATGCAGCCCCCAGCAGCCGCGGGTCAACGACCCGCCGGAGCGACCCTCAACAAGCTCCGCCCCTCACACCTTCTGCTCACACTCGTCACCGCAATCACCGCCGGCTGCACCCCGCCAGTCGCCGAGCGTACCGAACCAATCCGCCCGGTGAAGACGATGGTCGTCGCCGCCGGCGGCGACGTTCGCACCCGCATCTTTCCCGGCGTCGCTGAAGCCGCCCGCCGCGTCGAACTCGCCTTCCAGGTCCCCGGCGTCCTGGTGAAGTTCCCGGTGAAGGAAGGCCAGCGCGTCGCGAAGGGCGAGGTCATCGGCGAGCTCCGCCCGGACGAGTTCCAGGCTCGGCTCACGCAGCTGCAAGGCGAGCTCGACCAAGCCCGCGCCGTCCTCCGGCGGCTCCAATCGGGCGAACGCCCCGAAGAAACGCTCCGCCGCGAATCGCAAGTTCGCGCTGCCGCGGCCCGCATGGCCAACGCTCGCGCTGAGTATGGCCGCTTCGAACAGCTCGTCCGCAACAGCGCCGTCTCGCGATCGCAGTACGAAATCGCCGAGACTGCCTATCAAGTCGCTCAAGAGGAATATCAAGCGGCCGTTCAATTGCTCGAGAAGGGAGCGATCGGCCGCGAGGAGGATATCGACGCCCAAGCGGCGACGGTTCGCGGCCTCGAAGGTCGCGTCGTCGAAGCCGCCCTGCAACTGAGCGACGCCACGCTCGTCGCGCCCTACGACGGCGTCATCGCTCAACGCTTTGTCGAAGAGGGGCAGAACGTCCGTGCGAAGGAGCCGATCGTTCGTTTCCAAGATGTGGAAGAAATCGAAGTCGTCGTCGACGTTCCCGAAACGGTGATGGCCGCCGACATTCGCACGGCCGACGTGATCGATCTGCAAGCCGAGTTCAGCGGCGCCCCCGGCCTCCGCTTCCCCGTCGAAATTCGTGAAATCGCCCAGGTCGCCGACCCGACGACGCAGACATTCAAAGTCCGCACCGCGATGCAGGCGCCGACCGACGTGACGATTCTCCCCGGCATGACGGGCACGGTGACCGCCGACTTCCGCCGCGCCAGCGTGCTGGGCGATCGGTTGCTCGTCCCCGTCTCGGCGGTGGTGAAGAAAGACGCCGGCGACCAGATCGTGTGGGTGATTGAAGGCGATGGAGATGCCCAAAAGGTCGCCAAACGCACCGTGAAGCTAGGCGACGCCAGCGGCGGCGACATCGAGATCGTCGATGGCCTGGCGCCCGGCGATCGCATCGCCATCGCCGGCGCCTCGCGACTCCGCGACGGCATGCTAGTTCGCGACCTCGGCGATCAGCTTGGGGGCGCGCAATGA
- a CDS encoding OmpP1/FadL family transporter, with protein MRRPRRFLAGAALCLSCAAPAAADGIILDGVSAFTIGRGGTNIAFADNGSILHDNPAAMGQMESEGMFQLGATGLWTEFQYSDANNPDTVGQHQFYVLPEISYIRKMSDEWAFGAGIFSPAGFGSIFNLEGQAPFPGPQRYKSFGSLSKLLFGASYTPTDRLSFGATMGPALSFANFEGPYTLQGPTAPGLPTLLDMEVDGFALVWSAGVQYQLTDSTSIGASYQSRSKIEASGTTTVDTPLGSTSYDTDATITWPQSVGLGVRQQLTSRQVVSADVIWFNWADAFDSFDITLTNPSNPAFPPITEQFPLLWQDSVSTRLGYEYHFDGGQVIRAGYVYHRNPSPASTMTVFIPAALEQAVSMGYGWMWRDWNVNLAYMYSFGSHEYETTSQLIGGDFDNSVHYDQTHAAAISFTKLLGPKQGCECSSPIR; from the coding sequence GTGCGACGCCCTCGGCGATTCTTGGCAGGGGCCGCTTTGTGCCTATCGTGCGCCGCACCCGCGGCTGCCGATGGCATCATTCTCGACGGCGTCTCGGCGTTCACCATCGGCCGCGGCGGTACGAATATCGCCTTCGCCGACAACGGTTCGATCCTCCACGACAACCCTGCCGCGATGGGGCAGATGGAAAGCGAGGGGATGTTCCAGCTCGGCGCCACCGGGCTATGGACCGAGTTCCAATACTCCGACGCCAACAACCCAGACACCGTCGGTCAGCATCAGTTCTACGTCCTGCCCGAGATTTCCTACATCCGCAAGATGTCGGATGAGTGGGCGTTCGGCGCCGGCATCTTCTCGCCGGCCGGGTTCGGCTCGATCTTCAATCTCGAAGGCCAAGCGCCGTTTCCCGGGCCGCAACGCTACAAGTCATTCGGTTCGCTTTCGAAGCTATTGTTCGGCGCTTCGTACACGCCGACCGATCGGTTGTCATTTGGCGCCACGATGGGCCCCGCCCTGTCATTCGCGAACTTCGAGGGTCCGTACACGCTACAAGGGCCAACCGCTCCCGGGCTGCCGACGCTGCTCGACATGGAAGTCGATGGTTTCGCCCTCGTGTGGTCGGCCGGCGTGCAGTACCAGCTGACCGACAGCACGTCGATCGGCGCCTCGTACCAAAGTCGCAGCAAGATCGAGGCGAGCGGCACCACGACGGTCGACACGCCGCTTGGTTCCACCAGTTACGATACCGACGCGACCATTACTTGGCCGCAATCGGTCGGCTTGGGCGTGCGTCAGCAACTGACTTCACGACAGGTCGTTTCGGCGGACGTGATTTGGTTCAACTGGGCCGATGCGTTCGATTCGTTCGACATCACGCTGACGAATCCGAGCAATCCCGCGTTCCCGCCGATCACCGAGCAATTCCCGCTGTTGTGGCAGGACAGCGTTTCGACGCGGCTTGGCTATGAGTACCACTTCGACGGCGGGCAGGTGATTCGGGCCGGTTACGTCTACCACCGGAACCCCAGTCCGGCGTCGACGATGACGGTGTTCATCCCCGCCGCGCTCGAGCAAGCTGTGTCGATGGGCTACGGCTGGATGTGGCGCGACTGGAACGTGAACCTCGCGTACATGTACTCGTTCGGCTCGCACGAGTACGAGACGACCAGCCAGTTGATCGGCGGCGACTTCGACAACAGCGTTCACTACGACCAAACGCACGCCGCGGCGATCAGCTTTACGAAGCTGCTCGGTCCGAAGCAAGGCTGCGAGTGCTCGTCGCCCATACGGTAG
- a CDS encoding Hpt domain-containing protein, whose product MTTTQFDALAKVINVDDLMSRCMGNLDFVERILTIFQSRCEADVVELEEAIQCADLPRVQRIAHRLKGACANAGATNLSQRANELWSAANKEFTDLLAARFVQFRQEWNDCTAILTNDASQSSLPAMAATP is encoded by the coding sequence ATGACCACCACCCAGTTCGATGCCTTGGCCAAAGTGATCAACGTCGACGACCTGATGAGTCGTTGTATGGGGAACTTGGACTTTGTGGAACGCATTTTGACGATTTTCCAATCGCGTTGCGAAGCCGATGTCGTGGAGTTGGAGGAAGCGATTCAATGCGCCGACCTGCCTCGCGTGCAGCGGATTGCCCACCGCCTCAAAGGCGCCTGCGCTAATGCCGGGGCCACGAATCTTAGCCAACGGGCGAATGAACTGTGGTCTGCCGCGAATAAAGAGTTTACCGACCTGCTGGCCGCTCGCTTCGTTCAGTTCCGCCAGGAATGGAACGATTGCACGGCCATCCTGACCAACGACGCCTCCCAAAGCTCGCTGCCAGCCATGGCGGCGACGCCCTGA
- a CDS encoding transglutaminase family protein, whose product MKRIRIIHDTHYSYHEPVEFGPHRAMIRPREGHDVHIAAMELAIEPAAKVRWLRDVYGNSIAVIEFLERGAELRIHSEIDVDLFDDRPIDCAIDPQAAEYPFQYGADEQIEIVPYRLPSYPHDGPALQKWLLDLYRPGQLANTADLLLALNTRIFEGFQYIPREEAGVQLPCQTLALGSGSCRDYAVFMMEAARHWGFAARFVTGYIQMADGQHGATHAWTEIYLPGAGWRGYDPTNNKLAGSEHVSVAVAREQDKAMPISGGWFGAGNAFKGLSVSVQVVGVDG is encoded by the coding sequence ATGAAACGCATCCGCATCATCCACGATACCCACTACTCGTACCACGAACCGGTCGAGTTCGGGCCCCATCGAGCGATGATTCGGCCGCGGGAGGGGCACGATGTCCACATCGCGGCGATGGAGCTCGCCATCGAACCCGCCGCTAAGGTGCGCTGGCTGCGCGACGTGTACGGCAATTCGATCGCGGTGATCGAGTTCCTGGAACGGGGTGCCGAGCTGCGGATCCACTCGGAGATCGACGTCGACCTGTTCGACGATCGGCCGATCGACTGTGCGATCGATCCGCAGGCGGCCGAGTATCCGTTTCAATATGGAGCTGATGAGCAGATCGAGATCGTCCCGTACCGCCTGCCGAGCTACCCGCACGATGGGCCCGCGCTGCAGAAGTGGTTACTCGATCTTTATCGCCCCGGGCAACTCGCGAACACCGCCGATCTGCTGCTGGCGCTCAACACCCGCATCTTCGAGGGCTTTCAGTACATCCCGCGCGAAGAGGCGGGGGTGCAGCTGCCTTGCCAGACGCTGGCGTTGGGTTCGGGCTCGTGCCGGGACTACGCCGTCTTCATGATGGAAGCAGCCCGGCATTGGGGTTTTGCAGCGCGCTTCGTCACCGGTTACATCCAGATGGCCGACGGGCAGCATGGCGCGACGCATGCCTGGACCGAGATCTACCTCCCCGGCGCTGGTTGGCGGGGTTACGATCCGACCAACAATAAGCTTGCCGGCAGTGAGCATGTATCGGTCGCCGTCGCCCGCGAGCAAGACAAAGCAATGCCGATTTCGGGCGGCTGGTTTGGCGCTGGGAACGCATTTAAGGGGCTGAGCGTTTCCGTCCAAGTCGTCGGCGTCGACGGCTGA